In the genome of Triticum urartu cultivar G1812 chromosome 5, Tu2.1, whole genome shotgun sequence, one region contains:
- the LOC125555861 gene encoding uncharacterized protein LOC125555861: protein MGSGRPAAWRTCAAAAVAACAVPVALSLVLLWLPLLCCAVAVVRFRRARRRMMQMCGGSTRGGGRFGAVDAGDRLGLLQKYLEDQLELVGAEAGGLLRDLRQEKCSG, encoded by the coding sequence ATGGGCAGCGGGAGGCCGGCTGCGTGGCGGAcgtgcgcggcggcggcggtggctgcgtGCGCCGTGCCGGTGGCCTTGTCACTGGTGCTGCTCTGGCTGCCCCTGCTTTGCTGCGCCGTGGCCGTGGTCCGGTTCCGGCgggcgaggaggaggatgatgCAGATGTGCGGCGGCAGCACAAGAGGCGGCGGGCGATTTGGGGCGGTTGACGCCGGCGATCGGCTGGGGCTGCTGCAGAAGTACCTCGAGGACCAGCTGGAGCTCGTCGGCGCGGAGGCAGGGGGGCTCCTCCGCGACCTCAGACAAGAGAAGTGCAGCGGTTGA